Proteins encoded together in one Candidatus Margulisiibacteriota bacterium window:
- the gap gene encoding type I glyceraldehyde-3-phosphate dehydrogenase, producing the protein MNRKIISENTIKVAINGFGRIGRQVSRIILQQNPNMEITGVNDLTPLEQLVHLLKYDSAYGPFQGSVRMTPSKDGMIVNNKIIPIYSARDPHQIPWQSRPDIVVEATGIFRNVGDASKAGYGAHLDNKYSPARYVILTVPAKDSITTIVMGVNEYMLDPQTRMVSNASCTTNCLAPVARVLHERFGIINGFMTTIHAYTNDQRLVDTGHSDLRRARAAAQNAIPTSTGAAKAVGLVLPELVGKLDGISVRIPTITGSLVDLVVNLQTTPSVSEINAAMREAAEGEMKGILAYTEDPIVSSDIIGNSASSIFDSLSTKQLGSSNTYKLLTWYDNEWGYSSRVIDLARLLMGRR; encoded by the coding sequence ATGAATAGAAAAATTATTTCGGAAAATACAATAAAGGTTGCCATAAACGGTTTCGGCAGAATAGGCCGCCAGGTTTCCCGTATAATATTACAGCAAAATCCCAATATGGAAATTACAGGCGTTAATGATTTAACTCCGCTGGAGCAGTTAGTTCATTTGCTCAAATATGACTCTGCCTATGGACCTTTTCAAGGTTCTGTACGCATGACCCCTTCCAAAGACGGTATGATTGTAAACAACAAAATAATCCCTATTTACAGCGCCCGCGATCCTCATCAGATACCCTGGCAGTCCAGGCCTGATATAGTTGTGGAAGCTACAGGTATTTTCAGAAACGTGGGCGACGCGTCCAAAGCAGGATACGGAGCTCATCTTGATAACAAATACAGTCCCGCCAGATATGTAATTTTAACTGTTCCGGCAAAGGACAGTATCACTACAATAGTTATGGGTGTAAACGAATACATGCTGGACCCGCAGACCAGAATGGTTTCAAACGCTTCCTGCACCACCAATTGTCTGGCGCCTGTGGCCAGAGTTCTGCATGAAAGGTTTGGCATCATCAATGGGTTTATGACAACAATACACGCTTATACCAATGATCAACGTCTGGTAGATACCGGCCACAGTGATCTGCGCAGGGCCAGAGCAGCGGCTCAGAACGCTATTCCTACCAGCACCGGCGCTGCCAAGGCAGTAGGCCTTGTCCTGCCCGAACTTGTAGGCAAGCTGGACGGAATTTCCGTAAGAATACCGACCATCACCGGTTCACTGGTTGACCTGGTTGTTAATTTGCAAACCACACCGTCAGTTAGTGAAATCAATGCTGCGATGCGCGAGGCTGCGGAAGGAGAAATGAAAGGTATTCTGGCCTACACCGAAGACCCGATTGTTTCTTCAGATATTATCGGAAATTCGGCTTCTTCGATATTTGACTCCTTAAGTACAAAACAATTAGGAAGTTCAAATACTTACAAATTATTAACCTGGTATGATAACGAATGGGGTTATTCTTCCAGAGTTATCGACCTGGCCAGACTGCTAATGGGTAGAAGATAG
- a CDS encoding ribonuclease J: GSQGEPLSALSRIANDNYRLFQIKPGDTVIVSALPIPGNEKTVYSVIDKLGRKGVQVIYEEASKMHVSGHAYAEELKLILMLFKPKFFIPVHGEYRHLSAHAQLARDLGNTEEIMIAENGDIIQIDKNSIKIIDKLQLHSTYIDSNDMCLDDEQLINIRKNMASDGAVVVVLFIHNELQSIQHIQITTKGVVMDEMPFLKGLQDSIADQYNYLFGKGNVTKETLAQQIEDMVRKYLLKKIDKNPEVIPVIIYK; the protein is encoded by the coding sequence GGTAGTCAGGGAGAACCGCTTTCAGCGCTTTCCCGGATAGCCAATGATAACTACAGGTTGTTCCAGATAAAACCCGGAGACACAGTTATTGTTTCCGCGCTGCCCATTCCGGGAAATGAAAAAACCGTTTATTCCGTTATCGACAAACTTGGCCGCAAAGGAGTGCAGGTAATCTATGAGGAAGCTTCCAAAATGCACGTGTCAGGTCATGCCTATGCGGAAGAATTAAAGCTTATTTTGATGCTTTTCAAGCCGAAGTTTTTTATACCTGTACATGGGGAGTACCGTCATCTTTCAGCGCATGCCCAGCTGGCAAGAGACCTTGGGAATACAGAGGAAATCATGATCGCGGAAAACGGTGATATTATTCAGATCGATAAAAACAGTATAAAAATTATCGACAAGCTGCAGCTGCATTCCACCTATATAGACAGTAATGATATGTGTTTGGATGATGAACAGCTGATTAATATCAGAAAAAATATGGCCAGCGACGGAGCTGTGGTTGTAGTGCTTTTTATTCATAACGAGCTTCAATCTATTCAGCATATCCAGATAACCACCAAAGGTGTGGTTATGGATGAAATGCCTTTTCTGAAAGGATTGCAGGACAGTATTGCTGACCAGTATAACTACTTGTTCGGCAAAGGAAATGTGACTAAAGAGACCCTGGCTCAGCAGATAGAAGATATGGTCAGAAAATATTTGCTGAAAAAAATAGACAAAAATCCGGAAGTAATCCCGGTTATCATCTATAAATAG
- a CDS encoding ATP-binding cassette domain-containing protein, producing the protein MIKIENVVKQYDEHKVLDGVNIKIKEGKKTTIIGTSGCGKSTLLRLILGLETFQEGQIWLDDIAIKDLGEEQLNNIRLKCGMVFQSSALFDSLTVGENVGLVLKERTKLRDSEIKEKVMEKLSMVGLADTYYLMPGNLSGGMKKRVAFARAIVNDPRILLFDEPTTGLDPITSTTIEHLINDLTEKLKVTSVIVTHQISTILNTSERIYMIHDGKAFKTEGPDKIMESENKIVNRFVNGIIKKKK; encoded by the coding sequence ATGATAAAAATAGAAAATGTTGTTAAGCAGTATGACGAGCACAAGGTGCTTGATGGCGTTAATATAAAAATTAAAGAAGGCAAAAAAACTACTATTATCGGTACCAGCGGTTGCGGCAAGAGTACTTTGTTGCGTTTGATATTAGGCCTGGAAACTTTTCAGGAAGGACAGATTTGGCTGGACGACATCGCTATTAAAGATTTAGGTGAAGAACAATTGAATAATATCCGTCTGAAGTGCGGTATGGTTTTTCAGTCTTCGGCCTTATTTGATTCTTTAACAGTCGGGGAGAATGTGGGACTTGTGCTTAAAGAACGTACAAAGCTCAGGGATTCTGAAATAAAAGAAAAAGTAATGGAAAAACTTTCTATGGTAGGTCTGGCTGATACTTACTATTTGATGCCGGGCAATCTTAGCGGAGGAATGAAAAAACGTGTGGCTTTTGCCAGGGCGATTGTAAATGATCCGCGCATCCTTCTGTTTGATGAACCTACTACCGGCCTGGACCCGATTACATCTACCACAATTGAACACCTGATAAATGATCTGACTGAAAAATTGAAAGTTACATCAGTAATCGTTACACATCAGATAAGTACTATTCTGAATACTTCCGAGCGTATCTATATGATCCATGACGGAAAAGCTTTTAAAACAGAGGGCCCGGACAAGATAATGGAGAGTGAAAATAAAATTGTTAATCGTTTTGTGAACGGAATTATCAAGAAGAAGAAGGA
- a CDS encoding epoxyqueuosine reductase QueH, translated as MDRLLLHVCCAPCSTAVIERLKNEYELGLYFYNPNIHPQKEYFFRLRELMKFAAQSNIPVIEADYPLKQWFRLVAGKEKCSERSGERCEICISTRLLNTAEKAAEQEYLWFASTLSVSPHKNVEQINRLGEAAAKHYGIKFLPADFKKNNGFQNSITLSREQHMYRQNYCGCVFSMLERKARDKA; from the coding sequence ATGGACCGTTTGCTGTTGCATGTTTGCTGTGCTCCCTGTTCTACTGCTGTAATCGAAAGACTAAAAAACGAATACGAACTGGGTTTGTATTTTTATAATCCTAATATTCATCCTCAAAAAGAATATTTTTTCCGCTTGCGGGAGCTGATGAAATTTGCGGCCCAAAGTAATATTCCGGTAATAGAGGCTGATTATCCGCTTAAACAATGGTTCCGGCTCGTGGCCGGCAAAGAAAAATGTTCAGAAAGAAGCGGAGAGCGTTGTGAAATATGTATTTCCACCCGTCTGTTAAATACTGCCGAAAAAGCCGCTGAACAAGAATATTTATGGTTTGCCAGTACTTTGTCCGTGAGTCCGCATAAAAATGTGGAGCAGATTAATCGGCTGGGAGAAGCAGCCGCGAAACATTACGGCATAAAGTTTTTGCCTGCCGATTTTAAAAAAAATAACGGATTTCAAAATTCTATAACTCTTTCCAGAGAACAGCATATGTACCGCCAGAATTACTGCGGTTGCGTTTTCAGCATGCTGGAACGGAAGGCAAGGGATAAGGCGTGA
- a CDS encoding MlaD family protein — MKKETKVGFFVFVAMVILVTGIIWKSNLMLQANGYMIIGSFKTVSGLLTGAEVRYRGYSIGNVNKITPGPKEIRVYMFIQKNINIPEGSRLRIDFDGLIGEKYVNVLPNPNSMNFIHYGAILPGYAASGIVDFVDAGTENLMETKKILEVLSKIITSEDSQSSIQGLIINLNKISQRLDSVMTKVDTLFEQKNVQNVGQNISDILVGIKRVVTNVDQLVSKLSGSVDKQDVKAIVSNLKSVSGKMNDLTDSFSKDKDKLLQDLQPVIQGSKEIVEQTKGFTKSLNNSTSFFQQTSVNLQAQVLNNSTYEVGSQVSVGDSSLKFDWGTQANDPNLKAKNLTFGKKIMDKVKASIGLVNFYPGVKVDVKVNDSLSLENELYNPNNVGYTLKAYYYLVPNIKAILGLDQNQQNSTFTWGLGVDSY; from the coding sequence ATGAAAAAAGAAACTAAAGTAGGTTTTTTTGTATTTGTAGCCATGGTTATTCTGGTTACGGGCATTATTTGGAAAAGCAATTTGATGCTGCAGGCCAACGGTTATATGATTATCGGGTCATTCAAAACGGTCAGCGGACTTTTGACCGGCGCTGAAGTGCGTTATCGCGGATATTCTATCGGTAACGTGAATAAAATTACTCCCGGGCCCAAAGAAATAAGGGTATATATGTTTATCCAAAAAAATATCAATATACCCGAAGGCTCCAGACTGCGCATAGATTTTGACGGTCTTATCGGTGAAAAATACGTGAATGTTCTTCCCAATCCCAATTCCATGAACTTTATACACTACGGAGCTATTCTTCCGGGTTATGCGGCTTCAGGTATAGTGGACTTTGTAGATGCCGGTACCGAGAACCTGATGGAAACCAAAAAAATCCTGGAGGTCCTCAGCAAGATAATTACCAGCGAAGACAGCCAGTCATCCATTCAGGGTCTGATCATAAACCTGAACAAGATCTCGCAGCGTCTGGATTCTGTAATGACCAAAGTTGATACACTTTTTGAACAAAAAAATGTGCAGAATGTCGGACAGAATATCAGTGATATTTTAGTCGGAATAAAACGTGTAGTTACCAATGTCGATCAGTTAGTAAGCAAACTCTCAGGCTCGGTAGACAAGCAGGATGTGAAGGCCATTGTGAGTAATCTGAAATCCGTCTCCGGTAAAATGAACGATCTTACGGATTCTTTCAGCAAAGACAAAGACAAATTGCTGCAGGATTTGCAGCCGGTAATCCAGGGTTCAAAAGAAATTGTTGAACAGACCAAGGGTTTTACTAAAAGCTTAAACAATTCAACCTCTTTTTTCCAACAAACCTCAGTAAATTTGCAGGCGCAAGTCCTGAATAACAGCACCTACGAAGTCGGCAGTCAGGTAAGTGTGGGCGACAGTTCTTTAAAGTTCGACTGGGGTACGCAGGCCAATGACCCGAACCTCAAAGCCAAAAACCTGACTTTCGGCAAAAAAATTATGGATAAAGTGAAAGCCTCCATCGGTTTGGTTAATTTTTACCCGGGTGTAAAAGTTGACGTTAAAGTGAACGACAGTCTATCCCTGGAAAATGAATTATATAATCCGAATAATGTGGGCTATACATTGAAAGCCTATTATTATCTGGTGCCCAACATCAAAGCCATCCTGGGCCTGGACCAGAACCAGCAGAACAGCACCTTCACCTGGGGCCTGGGCGTAGATTCCTATTAG
- a CDS encoding ABC transporter permease, with amino-acid sequence MFKLKNPSGYMFSSLGQDIFHLLRGLGSYTLFTLEIIRNIFSGKVKFRHILDQMIKIGIDSLPITVITLTFVGMVFTNQVTKEFFKIGAGKIIGGIVGFAVWRELGPLFAGVVVAARVGAAISSEIAAMKVTEQLDALRSMAINPFSYLYVPRFIALVTMMPILIIFADFVGFISGLGIYSILYHGNPVAYLSSASQMLTSLDIYGGILFKGPVFGFIIASFSIFIGAHTKPGAVGIGESAIFSVVSILITLFIVNFFLSYFIF; translated from the coding sequence ATGTTTAAACTAAAAAACCCTTCAGGATATATGTTTTCCAGCCTTGGGCAGGATATTTTCCATTTATTGCGAGGATTAGGCAGCTATACTTTGTTCACTCTGGAAATAATTCGTAATATTTTTTCGGGAAAAGTTAAGTTCAGGCATATTTTGGATCAAATGATAAAAATAGGCATTGATTCTTTGCCCATAACCGTAATTACCCTGACTTTTGTCGGTATGGTTTTCACCAATCAGGTAACCAAAGAGTTTTTCAAGATTGGCGCCGGCAAAATTATCGGCGGGATTGTAGGTTTTGCCGTGTGGCGTGAACTTGGGCCTTTATTTGCCGGGGTAGTAGTAGCTGCCAGAGTAGGAGCTGCCATATCGTCGGAAATAGCTGCCATGAAAGTTACCGAACAGCTGGACGCGCTGCGTTCCATGGCTATTAATCCCTTTTCCTATCTTTATGTGCCGCGTTTTATAGCTCTGGTTACCATGATGCCTATCCTGATTATTTTCGCTGATTTTGTGGGCTTCATTTCAGGTCTTGGTATATACTCCATACTTTATCATGGAAATCCTGTGGCCTATTTATCTTCCGCTTCGCAGATGCTTACATCGCTGGATATTTATGGCGGTATTTTGTTCAAAGGTCCTGTTTTTGGTTTTATCATCGCCAGTTTTTCCATATTTATCGGCGCTCATACCAAGCCTGGTGCCGTAGGTATAGGAGAATCAGCGATTTTTTCAGTCGTCAGTATTTTAATTACTTTATTTATTGTGAATTTCTTTTTATCCTATTTTATTTTTTAA